From Aedes albopictus strain Foshan chromosome 1, AalbF5, whole genome shotgun sequence, one genomic window encodes:
- the LOC109406599 gene encoding transmembrane protein 135, with the protein MAYMKALNSTQFYACSKLAPLLRKFLLQLNPNANQSSTPSSSSSLLNPQKIHFVASVPSDRRDEPHTMAHLSKYFYEATAGKTCRDLYHPQYASCWKALAVNVCSLLPGSYKLFFPLLAIPPLVKGGGYTRQYWRDHTLSYSEISFKTYLIAVMGLSMHCCIYHIFGRHKYYFMGATGFISATIIAPFLSHPHLRLQGITYFNMMLEVILKKSEIRLVQVLRESKLFGTLLFMIFNTRIMELLQHGAVNQFWMMYPAKIREVDRNSEDNSRVMGRIYPRGYKACSHDRSCDAYILDGILKYSFAGFTIEFARAVISKFPLLYKRPDRFLPGLGKILSFKLMFFLAAYIAIYRMTGCLLCRHHGRDRPIHNRIAAFLSGTSYYIYPKYQVFTLAFTKFVEMSYDHWIKTAKQLPEWATRLNKIPFLHLAYMVGVGYMYHALTFHAHLSPPFNNKALNYCSGNRIENMKRRIVALMIETEWNKV; encoded by the exons ATGGCATACATGAAGGCGCTAAATTCAACTCAATTCTATGCTTGTTCTAAACTGGCTCCCTTATTGCGAAAGTTCTTGCTCCAGTTGAACCCGAATGCAAATCAGTCCTctacgccgtcgtcgtcgtcgtcgttactcAATCCCCAAAAAATCCATTTCGTTGCGTCAGTTCCATCCGATCGGCGCGACGAACCACACACCATGGCTCACCTCAGCAAGTACTTCTACGAAGCGACGGCCGGCAAAACCTGCCGTGACCTTTACCATCCACAGTACGCATCCTGTTGGAAGGCACTGGCGGTGAACGTGTGCAGTCTGCTGCCCGGCAGCTACAAGCTGTTCTTCCCCCTGTTGGCG ATTCCTCCACTGGTGAAGGGCGGCGGGTACACGCGTCAGTACTGGCGGGATCATACCCTCAGCTATAGTGAGATTTCCTTCAAGACGTATCTGATCGCGGTGATGGGACTCAGCATGCATTGCTGCATCTA TCACATTTTCGGACGCCACAAGTACTACTTCATGGGAGCAACCGGGTTCATCAGTGCAACTATAATTGCGCCATTCCTGTCGCATCCCCATCTGCGCTTGCAGGGAATAACCTACTTCAATATG ATGTTGGAGGTCATCCTGAAGAAGAGCGAAATCCGGCTGGTTCAAGTTCTGCGTGAATCGAAACTGTTCGGAACGCTGTTGTTCATGATTTTCAACACCAGGATTATGGAACTGTTGCAGCACGGAGCGGTAAATCAGTTTTGGATGATGTATCCGGCGAAGATTCGGGAGGTGGATCGGAACTCGGAGGATAATAGTCGCGTCATGGGGCGGATCTATCCACGTGGGTATAAGGCGTGCTCGCACGATAGGTCCTGCGATGCGTACATTTTGGAT GGCATCCTGAAATACTCCTTCGCCGGATTCACCATCGAGTTCGCTCGGGCCGTGATCTCCAAGTTCCCGCTGCTGTACAAACGCCCCGACCGCTTCCTGCCAGGATTGGGCAAAATCCTCAGCTTCAAGTTGATGTTCTTCCTGGCCGCCTACATCGCCATCTACCGGATGACGGGATGTTTGCTGTGCCGCCATCATGGTCGCGACCGCCCCATTCATAACCGAATCGCGGCGTTTTTGAGCGGAACGTCGTACTACATCTACCCCAAGTACCAGGTGTTCACGTTGGCTTTTACGAAGTTCGTCGAG ATGTCCTACGATCACTGGATCAAAACGGCTAAGCAGCTTCCGGAATGGGCCACCCGGCTCAACAAGATCCCTTTCCTGCACCTGGCGTACATGGTCGGTGTCGGCTACATGTACCACGCGTTGACCTTCCATGCACACCTCTCGCCCCCGTTCAACAACAAAGCGCTGAACTACTGCTCCGGCAATCGTATCGAAAACATGAAGCGACGCATCGTCGCCTTGATGATCGAGACGGAGTGGAATAAGGTTTGA
- the LOC109406600 gene encoding uncharacterized protein LOC109406600 codes for MNLSQRKQSNLFGYLNYWCVMFWPCLLGVAVGPKLPRQHLRLEGITFFNMMIETMIRKSRWTFVRYLRSSRVFGTLCFMVFSSVIMSKLDTGIVKQFWLINPTLQQSDKNTCVHKNSCTDYLIDGLLKYGSVGFILETTRAILAKSPLLISNRPRFVKEFSETWDLKLTLFLASYVGIYRSTSCILTHFRLNGSSVGTAVAGFLAGWAYALYPKYQIFTLAMTKAVEMSWEHWIKTTQNLPPWVQRFSRLPFVYLAQIVSFGYLGHIYAFHPHLSPSFHVKAMDVCSKNLTLNMRRTLIGWFLGHRGRGESSSWSS; via the exons ATGAACCTTTCCCAACGCAAACAAAGCAACCTGTTCGGCTACCTCAACTACTGGTGCGTAATGTTTTGGCCCTGCCTACTGGGAGTTGCCGTCGGACCGAAACTTCCTCGACAGCATCTACGACTGGAGGGCATCACCTTCTTCAACATG ATGATTGAAACCATGATCAGAAAAAGCCGATGGACATTCGTGCGATATCTACGGTCCTCGAGGGTATTCGGAACATTGTGCTTCATGGTGTTCAGCTCGGTGATCATGTCCAAACTCGACACCGGAATTGTGAAACAGTTTTG GTTGATCAATCCAACGCTCCAACAATCGGATAAGAACACTTGTGTCCATAAAAACTCCTGCACTGACTATCTGATCGACGGACTTCTAAAATACGGCTCCGTCGGATTCATCTTGGAAACAACTCGGGCCATCCTTGCCAAGTCCCCTCTACTCATATCCAACAGACCACGATTCGTCAAAGAGTTCAGTGAAACTTGGGACCTAAAGCTGACGCTTTTTCTAGCATCGTACGTGGGAATCTACCGGAGCACCAGCTGTATTCTGACGCACTTCCGGTTGAATGGCTCTTCTGTGGGAACGGCTGTAGCTGGGTTTCTGGCCGGGTGGGCCTACGCGCTGTATCCGAAGTATCAGATCTTCACGCTGGCGATGACCAAAGCCGTTGAG ATGTCCTGGGAACACTGGATCAAGACGACCCAAAACCTCCCACCGTGGGTGCAGCGATTCTCCCGGCTTCCGTTCGTCTATCTGGCACAAATCGTCTCCTTCGGCTACCTAGGTCACATCTACGCATTCCACCCCCACCTATCCCCATCGTTCCACGTCAAAGCGATGGACGTCTGCTCGAAGAACCTCACCCTGAACATGCGCCGAACGTTGATCGGGTGGTTTCTTGGACATCGCGGCCGCGGCGAATCTTCATCTTGGTCGTCGTAG
- the LOC109402650 gene encoding mitochondrial transcription rescue factor 1 — protein MSFLIRKTVNRGVFCLLRSCFPSTSYCRLEQSMGGLKLQRSFACFGSASTEVTLHNQLANLQLIRWKSKKANRKEQGRQQEEEEDDEEDDEKLDEFDELAADKHVRLVKTSVNSMRADLLLKAGLGIARNKVEALFYESKIRVNGKKLLKKSAHLDVGDEIDVVRGISPTNPDHLLVSRVEILSANPKSETIGVTLRRQKTLVIEDYETDAVIDK, from the exons ATGTCGTTTTTGATCCGGAAAACGGTCAATCGTGGGGTTTTCTGCTTGTTGAGAAGTTGTTTTCCATCGACATCCTACTGTCGTTTGGAACAGTCGATGGGAGGTTTGAAATTGCAGCGCAGTTTCGCTTGTTTTGGTTCGGCTTCCACCGAAGTCACGTTACACAATCAGCTGGCGAATCTGCAGCTGATTCGTTGGAAGTCGAAGAAAGCAAACCGGAAGGAACAGGGACGGCAGCAAGAAGAGGAGGAAGACGATGAGGAGGACGATGAAAAGTTGGACGAGTTTGACGAATTGGCCGCGGATAAGCACGTTCGACTGGTGAAGACAAGTGTCAACTCCATGAGGGCGGATCTGCTTCTGAAAGCGGGATTGGGAATCGCCAGGAA CAAAGTGGAAGCCCTCTTCTACGAGAGCAAAATCCGCGTCAACGGCAAAAAGCTGCTCAAAAAAAGCGCCCACCTGGACGTGGGCGACGAAATCGACGTTGTCCGTGGCATCAGCCCGACCAACCCGGACCACCTGCTAGTTTCGCGGGTGGAAATCCTGTCCGCGAACCCCAAGAGCGAAACCATCGGCGTAACGCTTCGCCGCCAGAAGACACTCGTCATCGAGGACTACGAGACGGATGCGGTCATCGATAAATAA